In the Acropora muricata isolate sample 2 chromosome 10, ASM3666990v1, whole genome shotgun sequence genome, one interval contains:
- the LOC136887683 gene encoding uncharacterized protein: MGTSDSKEKENSENNMNSCSKESEVPSTILPLNKTVCVHLVPKFYTSEERGFKRSYCLLVTLQTCVNLHRAVVQWHHSDFTASMEFHERRFGDGRTCSSFRFSGNRPLTVKSILGSDITVTQVTLKENDSLRITGVFKRNIGSIDDLTTCDAFELILCPSFRINSQNSDWFLLGTLYTKHTDFKHRRHWRAAVRADYT, from the coding sequence ATGGGAACTTCGGActcgaaagaaaaagaaaactctgAAAACAACATGAATTCCTGTTCGAAAGAGAGTGAAGTACCTTCAACCATCTTGCCTCTTAACAAAACCGTTTGCGTTCACTTAGTACCCAAGTTTTACACTTCAGAAGAGAGAGGTTTCAAAAGAAGTTATTGTTTGCTGGTGACACTACAAACATGCGTGAATTTACATCGCGCGGTTGTGCAATGGCACCATTCGGATTTTACTGCGAGTATGGAGTTCCATGAGCGAAGGTTCGGGGACGGTCGCACATGTTCATCGTTTCGTTTCTCGGGAAACCGCCCATTAACGGTGAAGTCGATCCTAGGTTCGGACATCACAGTGACACAAGTTACACTGAAAGAAAATGACTCACTTAGGATTACAGgcgtttttaaaagaaatattggAAGTATTGACGATTTGACGACTTGCGACGCGTTCGAGTTGATACTTTGTCCAAGTTTTCGAATAAACAGTCAAAATTCGGATTGGTTTTTGCTGGGGACATTGTACACCAAACACACCGATTTTAAACACAGAAGGCATTGGAGGGCTGCCGTGCGAGCCGACTACACTTGA
- the LOC136888053 gene encoding programmed cell death protein 7-like has protein sequence MADGARFPVPRFNSHNQHIPRSFSSENQALFGKFQGPPTGVFSSQSTTSSVNTVRRHVPQSFAGQGHKQDNTRRFLPQFPQNHRDIQQHRPPMGLPSSNVHQKPMPESQLTNKDTQLENATGFPTSRQFQVLPRNSQTNVDGKLLQMSNPTSSSSYPPHGQPLLQNNFSQAPSQIPPMAFPVPFSGPISVPPPPVPLPFPTPLPGKVVSPAMPLSAAPIIQPVNVPETKTSEVSSQEWIDNFLKERGIEKQRTQTNCQSHLKLHEAKQLMAEWTQLISELSLQKDKLDALATGSNDLGWRQELEKAQKLKSRVEQIQGQFSHDEIEHLHQQVLKRKKKREWQKRKRKEEFDIRKETMTSTSALHRKIDKWRSRIIAEDEAKRKAESMKHEAGGVLGEVKRKQTDATKAVELLKALTKLREARKQEAEVKGVYIKPTEEQNRKFEERVKWLENVMMPRRELYEAEEKTLRVMLAEEEEEKEKERLENERKKQESLGLSDQMDWFRSYYQQAEHSIPSLLQIRRQWDAFLVPSTFPGASRIPDGFVNPAEPSSELWKTALIDKG, from the exons atggcggaCGGGGCACGCTTTCCCGTTCCGCGTTTTAATTCTCACAATCAACACATTCCGAGGTCATTTTCAtctgaaaaccaggctttatttGGGAAGTTTCAAGGGCCACCCACGGGTGTATTTTCATCGCAATCTACCACATCCTCGGTAAATACAGTGCGAAGACATGTTCCACAGTCGTTTGCAGGACAAGGTCACAAACAAGACAATACACGGAGGTTTCTTCCACAATTTCCTCAAAATCATAGGGATATACAGCAACACCGTCCTCCAATGGGTCTCCCCTCGTCAAACGTTCATCAAAAGCCGATGCCTGAGAGCCAGCTTACCAACAAAGACACACAATTGGAAAACGCTACTGGCTTTCCAACTTCTCGTCAATTCCAGGTGCTACCAAGAAACTCTCAAACGAATGTGGATGGAAAACTTCTTCAGATGTCTAACCCTACCTCATCTTCTTCTTATCCTCCTCATGGACAGCCACttttgcaaaacaatttttcgcAGGCCCCAAGCCAAATTCCTCCAATGGCCTTTCCTGTACCATTTTCAGGACCCATTTCAGTACCCCCTCCACCAGTACCTTTACCATTTCCGACCCCGTTGCCAGGCAAAGTTGTGTCCCCTGCAATGCCCCTCTCAGCAGCACCAATAATCCAGCCTGTAAATGTTCCTGAAACAAAAACATCAGAAGTATCAAGTCAGGAATGGATTGATAACTTCTTGAAAGAGCGAggaattgaaaaacaaagaacacaAACCAACTGTCAAAGCCATCTGAAG CTTCATGAAGCCAAGCAGCTGATGGCAGAATGGACACAATTGATTTCTGAGTTGTCCCTTCAAAAGGACAAATTAGATGCATTGGCCACTGGCAGCAATGACCTTGGGTGGAGGCAGGAGCTAGAAAAGGCACAAAAATTGAAG TCAAGAGTGGAACAGATTCAAGGACAATTTTCACATGATGAAATAGAACATTTACATCAACAAGtgttgaaaagaaagaagaaaagg GAgtggcaaaaaaggaaaagaaaagaagaatttgACATCAGGAAGGAAACCATGACTAGCACAAGTGCATTGCATAGGAAAATCGATAAGTGGAGATCACGGATTATTGCAGAGGATGAAGCCAAACGAAAG GCAGAATCCATGAAACACGAGGCAGGAGGGGTGTTAGGAGAGGTCAAACGAAAACAAACAGATGCAACCAAAGCTGTTGAACTTTTGAAGGCGCTGACAAAACTTCGAGAGGCGAGGAAACAAGAAGCCGAAGTAAAAG GTGTTTACATCAAACCAACCGAAGAACAGAATCGAAAATTTGAGGAAAGAGTGAAGTGGCTAGAAAATGTGATGATGCCAAGACGAGAGTTGTACGAAGCAGAGGAAAAAACACTCAGGGTCATGTTGgcagaggaagaagaagaaaaggagaaagaacgacttgaaaacgaaagaaaaaagcaag AATCCCTAGGACTTTCAGACCAAATGGACTGGTTTCGTAGCTACTATCAACAAGCCGAACACAGTATTCCATCCCTTCTGCAGATAAG GCGACAGTGGGACGCTTTTCTTGTTCCCAGTACATTCCCCGGTGCTTCTCGGATACCCGACGGGTTTGTGAACCCAGCGGAGCCTTCATCAGAATTGTGGAAGACAGCACTTATCGACAAAGGCTAG
- the LOC136888066 gene encoding bis(5'-nucleosyl)-tetraphosphatase [asymmetrical]-like, translated as MAVAELRAAGLIIFRRKSFTGPLEYLLLQTSYGKHHWTPPKGHVDPGESDMQTALRETEEESGLKKSSLEIMEHVQKTLNYEVRGKPKTVIYWPAEVKDYNVAVQLSNEHQDFKWLSLDKACELLHDTMSVALREVDEELRNTAKYYTDIY; from the coding sequence ATGGCGGTCGCCGAGCTTCGAGCAGCAGGATTAATAATATTTCGAAGGAAAAGTTTCACTGGACCTTTGGAATATCTTCTGCTACAAACGTCCTATGGAAAGCATCACTGGACTCCACCAAAGGGTCATGTGGACCCCGGGGAATCGGACATGCAAACGGCTCTGAGAGAAACAGAGGAAGAATCAGGCTTGAAAAAGAGCAGTTTGGAGATCATGGAACACGTTCAGAAGACTTTAAATTACGAAGTACGAGGAAAACCCAAGACAGTGATTTACTGGCCAGCTGAAGTGAAGGATTATAACGTAGCTGTGCAGCTTTCTAATGAGCATCAGGATTTCAAGTGGCTATCACTTGACAAAGCTTGCGAACTCTTACATGATACCATGAGTGTTGCGTTACGTGAAGTGGACGAAGAACTACGGAATACGGCGAAATATTACACTGATATTTACTGA
- the LOC136887678 gene encoding protein prenyltransferase alpha subunit repeat-containing protein 1-like yields MAEEPTCCSVDLGERLFCSINKAFIADPDIDEFDIIPCLHCQGEQGSQEENLLVLENHKLGVKSWCIKPLFLFAYNKLIRSRLKGRKHFSLTVTESVQLSRAVLLINAECYTAWNARKEMIASGVLSLRDDWKLSSVVLSKHPRSAETFSHRRWIIIHLEKQQGRGEFIQRYLKDELAIGLRAAECYADNYTAWSHRAWLVERYIHDQKRKLSCELHTLRMWAERHVSDNCGFHYRQCLLKHLKSVSSQREMLDLLLSELEFITDLIWTYPGHEVVWHHRKFIYHVWNQWFSDVTSETLPETACSTSNDSNKTGIFHEERRSSTSAIPSLYELASNSCRILKEFDLYSKLKEVFGSNTSLLSTPAEMRFCDTVIAESEGPVGEVQRRCALNYKRWILLQGASCNSTCNGIGADNTTATNMMKNDVT; encoded by the exons ATGGCGGAAGAGCCCACTTGTTGCTCCGTTGATCTTGGAGAAAGACTTTTCTGTTCTATAAACAAGGCGTTCATCGCTGATCCCGATAT TGATGAATTTGACATTATACCCTGTTTACACTGTCAAGGAGAACAGGGAAGCCAAGAAGAAAATCTTTTAGTCCTTGAAAATCATAAACTTGGTGTAAAGTCATGGTGCATTAAACCTCTTTTCCTATTTGCGTATAACAAACTTATAAGGAGCCGATTAAAAGGAAGGAAGCACTTCAGTTTGACAG tcacTGAATCAGTTCAGCTTAGCAGAGCTGTTCTTTTAATTAATGCCGAGTGCTACACAGCTTGGAATGCAAG GAAAGAAATGATAGCATCTGGAGTTCTAAGTTTAAGAGATGACTGGAAACTTTCAAGTGTCGTTCTTTCAAAGCATCCAAGAAGTGCTGAGACATTTTCTCATAG GAGATGGATTATTATCCACCTTGAAAAGCAACAAGGCCGAGGTGAATTCATTCAACGTTACTTGAAAGACGAGCTTGCTATTGGCCTGCGAGCTGCAGAGTGTTATGCGGATAACTACACTGCATGGAGCCACAGGGCCTGGCTTGTGGAAAGATACATCCACGATCAGAAAAGG AAACTGTCCTGTGAGCTTCACACTTTGAGGATGTGGGCAGAGAGACATGTTTCAGATAATTGTGGCTTTCATTACAGACAATGCCTTCTGAAACATCTTAAGAGTGTCAG TTCACAGAGAGAGATGTTAGATCTGCTGCTTTCAGAATTAGAATTTATCACAGATCTTATTTGGACATATCCTGGACACGAGGTTGTTTGGCATCACAG GAAATTTATTTATCATGTTTGGAATCAGTGGTTTTCGGATGTCACTTCTGAAACTCTCCCAGAAACTGCATGTTCGACGAGCAACGATTCAAATAAAACTGGAATTTTCCACGAAGAACGAAGATCTTCAACATCTGCCATTCCCTCTCTATATGAACTAGCAAGCAACTCTTGCAGGATTTTAAAAGAATTTGACCTGTATTCAAAACTGAAAGAAGTTTTTGGAAGTAACACATCGCTCCTGTCTACCCCCGCTGAAATGAGGTTTTGTGATACCGTCATTGCCGAGAGTGAAGGGCCCGTGGGGGAGGTACAAAGAAGGTGTGCTCTGAATTACAAGCGGTGGATTTTGTTACAAGGTGCGTCATGTAATTCTACATGTAATGGGATTGGAGCAGACAACACGACTGCAACAAACATGATGAAAAACGACGTGACGTAG